CGTCCGTCGCGTCGGGTCCGGATCAGACCGGCTCGGCCAGGAAGCCACCCTCCTTCATGACATGGGCATAGCCCTCGCGATAGCTGGGATAGCGGAAGGCATAGCCCGTCTCGCGCAGGCGCGAGTTGTCGCAGCGCTTGCTCGCGCGCTTGCGCAGCGGCGCCTGGATCACCTCGGTGGGCTCGACCTTGAGCTGGCCGGCAAGCCAAAGCATGACATCGTGGAGCGGCTCCGGCGCGCAGTCGCTGGCCAGGTAGAGGTCGTCGAGCGGCTTGCCCGCCGCATCGAGACCGATCAGGTGGGCCAGCACGCCGGCACAGTCGTCGCGGTGGATGCGGTTGGAGTACATGGGCGGGGATTTCGGTGCGATGCGCCCCTCCTGCACCTGGCGGATCAGGCGATCCCGACCCGGCCCGTAGATGCCGGAGAAGCGTACCGTGGTCCCGGCCAGGGCGCTCTCGAGCAGCGCCTGCTCGGCCTCGCGCATCACCGTCCCGGAGAAGCCGGCCGCCTCCGCGGGGCTCTCCTCGTCGACCCGCTCCCCCTCCTTCTGCGCATAGACGCTGGTGGAAGAGACGAAGAACAGCCGCTGCGGCAGCGTCTCGCGCCCCTCGTAGGTGCGCAGCACCGCCTTGAGGCCATCGCAGTAGGCCGCCCGATAGGCCGCCTCGTCGAAGCGATCGGCGCTGAGGATGTAGACTACGTAATCGGCGTCGGGCAGCGCGGCCAGGGCCGCTTCGTCGCTCAGATCGAGCGGCAGCGGCTCGATGCCGCTACCTTCCAGCGCCACGGCGCTGCGGCGTGCGCCGATCACGTGGTGGCCGGCCTCCAGCAGCTCCCTGCCGAGCACCATCCCGATGTCGCCACAGCCCAGAATCAGTGTCGTTTTCTTCACCTTTCTCTCGCCCCCTGATAAAAAGTCCCTATTGAAAGTCATCTATCGTCCGAGAGGATGCCCCAAGGGCACCAGACATGACTCTAACAGAACTTCGGTACATCGTAACCTTGGCGCAGGAGCGCCACTTCGGAAGAGCGGCCGAGCGCTGCTTCGTCTCCCAGCCCACGCTGTCGGTGGCGGTCAAGAAGCTCGAGGAGGAGCTCGGCGTGGCGCTCTTCGAGCGCTCCAAGTCGACCGTGCAGGTCACCCCGTTGGGCGAGAAGATCGTCGAGCAGGCCCAGCGCGTGCTGGAGCAGAGCAGCGTGATCAAGGAGCTGGCCAACGCCGGCAAGGATCAGTTGGCCAGCCCCCTGCGCATCGGCGCCATCTACACCATCGGCCCCTACCTGTTCCCCCACCTGGTGCCCGCACTGACGCGCAGCGCCCCGCAGATGCCGCTCTACATCGAGGAGGGATTCACCGCCAACCTGCGACGCAAGCTGCGCAGCGGCGAGCTCGACGCGATCAT
This portion of the Billgrantia sulfidoxydans genome encodes:
- a CDS encoding NAD(P)H-binding protein; amino-acid sequence: MKKTTLILGCGDIGMVLGRELLEAGHHVIGARRSAVALEGSGIEPLPLDLSDEAALAALPDADYVVYILSADRFDEAAYRAAYCDGLKAVLRTYEGRETLPQRLFFVSSTSVYAQKEGERVDEESPAEAAGFSGTVMREAEQALLESALAGTTVRFSGIYGPGRDRLIRQVQEGRIAPKSPPMYSNRIHRDDCAGVLAHLIGLDAAGKPLDDLYLASDCAPEPLHDVMLWLAGQLKVEPTEVIQAPLRKRASKRCDNSRLRETGYAFRYPSYREGYAHVMKEGGFLAEPV